Genomic DNA from Zonotrichia leucophrys gambelii isolate GWCS_2022_RI chromosome 23, RI_Zleu_2.0, whole genome shotgun sequence:
CTGCTGGTGCTCATGGAGGGTAGGGACCCCCagaatggggacaggggcacccaggggtgcccTGAGCccgtccctgcagccccccggctctgcccacagggacccccaaggGGATGGATTTCAACGCCGTGCGGGACACGCTGCTGGCGGTGCGGGGCGTGGAGGCCGTGCACAGCCTGCACATCTGGGCGCTGACCGCGGCACAGCCGCTGCTGGCGGTGCACATCGCCATCAGTGAGTGCCACAgcacggggacaggggggacagagCCACCAGGGAGTGCCATGGGGGGACAGGGCATCTGTGGGTGCCACAgcacggggacaggggggacagggcaTCTGGGAGGGTCACAACACGGGGACAGAGCCACCAGGGAGTGCCATGGGGGGACAGGGCATCAGGGAGGGTCACAACACAGCAACAGGGCTGCCACAGCCGCTGCTCTCGGTCCACATCGCCATCAGTGAGTGTCAcaacacagggacaggggggacagagCCACCAGGGAGTGtcacagagagggacagagccaTCTGTGGGTGTCACAACATGGGGACAGGGCATCAGGGAGGGTCACAATGTGGAGACAGGGCTGCCACAGCCGCTGCTCTCCAGGTACATCGCCATCAGTGAGTGCCACAATAGGGGGACGGGGGGGACAGAGCCATCTGTGGGTGTcacagtgcagggacaggggggacagagCCACCAGGGAGCGTCACAAcatgggggacaggggacagagccatCAGTGAGTGCCACAACACGGGGACAGGACCATCTGTGGGTGTCACAGTGCGGGGACAGGGGGGATAGAGCCATCAGTGAGTGccgcagggaggggacaggggggacaagGAGCGTCACAGCAGGGAGACAGAGCCATCTGTGGgtgccacagcacaggggacagggctgccagagCCACCAGTGAATGTCCCTATAGCGGGACAGAGCACCACTGAGTGTCACTACAGGGAGGACAGGGGTGCCAGAGCCACCAGGGAGTGTCACATTATGGGGCAGGGGTGCCAGAGCCGATGCTCTCGGCGCATGTCACCCTCAGTGAGTGTGACAACGGGCAggcagggccggggctcccCGCACCCCCACATCCCCACCTTTCCCCCCTCAGACGCGGCCGCCAGCGcgcaggaggtgctggaggaggCGAGCTCGCGGCTGCAGGGCGCCTTCCGCTTCCACAGCACCACCATCCAGGTGGAGAGCTACTCCGAGGAGATGCGGGACTGCCGGGAGTGCCAGCCCCCCCGCGACTGACCCCCGGCACCTTCCATGTGCGGCAAATAAAGCAGAGCACACGGGGCTGTGTGTGCGGGGGGATGCTGGGCCCGGCTTTATCTCCGCTATctgcagcagccaaggacaCACCCAGAGCGGCTGTTGGAGGCACCTAACATTCCGTATTTCCGTCCAGCTGGGAGGAAAGCCAGCTGGAACacccttttcccttctgtggGGAGTGCTGCTGGGCAatggggggtgctgggctgcccagggcctgcGGGGGACGCAGCTGGAGCCACGCAGGGAGGTCACACACGGCTCTTATCGCTCCTCTGTTTGCTCTCGGGAAGGTGAAGGACTCTCCCTCCCCGCAGGGCTGCCCGGGTTGTTCCCAGGGTGCGATGGCAGAAGGGTTGCAGCACCCAAAACCTGgtgccccccaaatcccacagcctTTCCTCCATTCCACCATCTGATCCTACCTCTCGCCCTCCTTTATTGCACTGGTGAAAGCCAATAACGAGTAAAACCCCGTCAGCATCAGCAGCGATCCTGCCCCTGGGGCCCGGCCCGACCCTCACGGCCTCTCCAGGCTCGGGTATTTCTTGCGCAGCACCGACACCTGGTCCTTGAAGAGGACGGGGTCGAGGCGCAGCCGGGAGGACACCAGGGGCATGTAGCCGAACCAGTTCTCCAGCTGCTTCAGGCAGTCCTGGCGCTGCCCGAGCCGCCGGCCGCCCTCCGTGCCCCGTGCCCCGGCCGGAGCggggggcgggcccgggggggTCCCCGCAGCCCCATCATCGCCGCAGCCCGCCTGCCGGGCCGCCCCCTCCTTGTGCTGCTTGCGCTGGGTCACCTTGACGGGCGGCAGCTTGGTGACAGCGGCCACCAGCGCGTTCAGCAGCATGTCCTCGCAGGCCGgcagctcccgcagccccgcgggCAGGTACTCGGTGAAGAGGCTGTGGTAGTACCTGTGGGGAGAGCGGGGTGAGGGCCAGGGGGTGGGTGAGAccctcccgagccccccagccccgtcCCGGGCCGGTACCGGTGGTAGAAGGCGGCGGCGCTGAGCACCATGGAGACCTCGTTGGTCCAGCGGGACGTGCAGCCCCAGCGGCCCCGCTCGGCGTCCCAGAAGTGGCTCCACGTGGGGAAGCCCACGATGCGCTCGGGGAAGCTGAGCCACACCGAGAAGGCAAAATCCACCTGGCACGGCCGGGGCACGGTGTCGGTGTCACCCCGGGCAGTGCCACCACCGCGGGGACTGCGGCAGGGCACCACGCTGCCCCTGcaggacacggggacatggggacagccacagggagccggggccgggccctCACCTCGCTGGTGGACAGGGCGGTGTCCTCGTCCAGGCTCAGCACCGCGTCCGTCTGGATGGCCTCGAACGGGAAGAAGCGGTCGCTGAGCTgtggggggaggaaggaagggcaggTTGATGCCCTGGGGTGGCTGTTCTGGCCCTCTGCCCGTGTCCCAGATCCTtgtccgtgtccctgtcccctgtcccagccccctgcccgtgtccctgctccctgcccctaTCCCTGGCCCCtgtccgtgtccctgtcccctatccgtgtccctgtcccccgtcccagccccctgcccctgtccctgtcccctcaccttcctcctgccctggatGATGGTCATGGGCACGCTGCTCTGGGGCCATTTCCCGCTCGGGGGTGGCGGCTTCTCGCAGCTCCACAGGACCACGATCTGCAAAGGGCAGGACAGGCGTGGCTGGAGGGGTTGGGTGCGttctctgctccagcccagacCATCCCAGAACCGTCTCGTGGCAGTTTGGACCAGGATAAACCCCCAGGTGGTGCAAAGGCCTTGGGAGACAGCTCTGCCCACCCAAAGGTGACACCACCAGCCACCCCCTCCACCCCTAAACCCACCCatcccctctcctgctccccgCAGGGCCCAGCCCCACCATCCCCCGGATCCCTGGGACTCTGCTCCTCCCACCTGGGCGCAGTACTGGGATCCAGACACGGCCTGGATGAgcctgaggaggggctgggacagcgACCCTGCCTGCGAGACCGCCCGGATGAAAGCCGTGAACTTCTTGGAGGGACTGTAGCCTGAAAAAGGGGTGGGAAAGGGACAGGAGAGGTGCTGGGCACGGCCCGAGTTCGCGGCGCTCAgccggggcgggcagggccCTACCGTGGTGCAGGTAGTAGAAGGGAAAATCCCCGAGGTGCGTGGAGAATTcgggcagcaccaggagccccCCGGGCAGCGCGTTCCagaggcggcgggagcgggagcgggccGGGTCCAGCCGGTCCCGGATGATCTGCCGGAGGCGCCAGTGATGCCCCAGGGCCCCGGCCGTGACCGGggagggggctcggggggcgGGGGTAGCCTCACCTCCAGCGTGGTGTGCACGATCTTGTCCACCGAGGAGAAGTAGGCATCCCACAGGAACTGCGTCTGCTGCTGGAAGGCCAGCACACGCTCGGGGCGGATGCAGCGCACGGCAGAGGGGATCTGTGCCGGGGGACAGAGGGGTCCTCACCTCAGTgtgcccccaggctgggctggtcACCTCTGTGCCCCCAACCatgccagggacagcccctgccCACGGATGTggtgccagcacagagagagggctgcatctcctctccctgcaaCAGGATCAGGCCCAGGATTCCCAAAGGTTTGTGCCCAGGAAGATCCTTCCCACCTTCCCCCCAGATGAACAGAGCCCCGGGCCTGCAGCTGGGGTGGGATCCCAATTCCAGGCTGGGCCAGaccctcctgcactgcccacaGTGCAGCTGGGGTGGGATCCCAATTCCAGGCTGGGCCAGaccctcctgcactgcccacaGTGCAGCTGGGGTGGGACCCCAATTCCAGGCTGGGCCAGaccctcctgcactgcccacaGGGGCTGCACTGAGGTGGGACCCCCATTCCAGAGTGGACCAGaccctcctgcactgcccacaGGATGTTGGGGTCTCATCCCCAGGCTTGTCTGGGGGCTCCACCGCTGCTGGCATTGGGACTGGGGTCTGGGGCTGGCGTGGGGCAGGATCTGGGCCCCgtacctgcagcaggagcctctCGCTGcccaccacagcagccttgCCCCAGTCGATGGCCTCGGCgaagggcagctcccagccgtCGCTCAGCAGCACCGGGATGCAGGCGGCCTGTGGAGGGACCCCgcaggctgggacagagcccccAGACCAGGTGAGGGTCTCCCCCgtccccctgccctccctgtaCCTGCAGAGCCTCCAGGAAGCGGAAGGAGCCCAGGCGCCTGCCCCGGGGCACGATGCAGAACGTGGAgttgtgcagcagctcctggtaatCAAACCTGGTGTGGGAGATGGGCAGGGGTCAGCCGTggccccttcccctcctgggggcaccccagaggtgctgctggcacctgccAGGTGTGGAGCCAAGCCAGGGCAGGGTTAGGAGCGGATTGGGCTGATTTTGGCTCTGAACATCCCTGGTCTGTGggagcagagatctcctgggtGCTGAAGGGATGGACCTGGGCATCCCTTAAAGAGGGGGGGTCAGGAAGGGACCCCAGTGCCCTTCGAAGGCACTGACCCAGCTCCTCCCACGCTCCAGCAGTGAAACCCCACACAAAGCCACCACCCGAGCCCCCGAGCCCGAAACTGCAGCGGCTCCTGAGCCGTGCCCAGACCTGCTGGGCAggaccagccctgcctgccctggcagcgttcagggaggggcagggggtgccGGGCTCGCCCCTGGGGCTCTCAAAGCCCCTTCTGTGCCGTGCTGGGAGCGGCTCGGCCCCGCCGGGTCCCTGCGGCCGCGCCGGAAAATCCAATATTGACTTTAGGTCGGGACAGACCCCGTCTGTTCCTGCCCGCGGGGAGGGGCAGCGCTGCTGCACGGGCTGGGGGGGACCCGCATGGGCCAGCCGGGGGAGTGGGAGGCAAAAAGAGCCCTTGCAATGTGCTGGTCCCAGGAGGGAGGGTGTTCCTGgtgctggtgccaggctgggagctgaggctgtgtcacccctgtgggTGCCTGAGCACCCTGGCACGTCCCAGCGCTCCGGGATGTGGGAAaccagccccagtgccaaggcACAGAGTTTCACAATAAAATCTGCCTCTGGATGAACCTCCCAGTGTCTCCAAAGACGCCAAAATCCCTGACCCGATAACACCCAAACCCCCGGCGGGGCAGCCGGAGGGGTGGCAGCGGCTCAAACCCCCACGGaaccacagcagccacaggcacatCCCGGGGCCAGAGCCGGCTGTCACCTCTCCTGGGTGCCCCAGACCCTGCCGTgacccccggcagccccggtGGGCAGCGGGACCCGGCCCGGGGGTGTCCCTGGCCCGCAGCCGGTGCGGTGGGGCCCTGGCGCCGGCCGGGCTGCGGGGCCGAGCGCTCCCGATGGAAACATTCGCTCCTGACGCGCTGCGGTTTCCGGGCAATCGCCGGCAGGGCTTCCTTGTTTTGTCAGGAGCCGGGACGGGCGCCCGCCGAGCTCCCTCCGCCCGGTCCCGGgagccgctccggccgggcacggTGCCACCGGTACCGCAGAGCCACTCCCGGCCCCGGgagccgctccggccgggcgcGGTGCCACCGGCACCGGGGGCTCCGAcagccgctccggccgggcgcGGTGCCACCGGCTCCGAGAGCCGCTCCCGGTCCCGAgagccgctccggccgggcacggTGCCACCGGTACCGCAGAGCCGCTCCCGGTCCCGAgcgccgctccggccgggcacgggGCCACCGGTACCGGGGGCTCCGAgcgccgctccggccgggcacgggGCCACCGGTACCGCAGAGCCGCTCCCGGCTCCGCCGAGCGCTCCGGGCACGGGGCAGCGAGGCCACAATCGCCCTTCATCCCAGAACAGAACCAGATCGTTCGGGGCAGCCCCTCGGGCGTGAGGAGGATGATGGAACCCACAGCAGAGCCTTCCTCTGCTCCCCGAGCGCCTCCAGCACCGGACACAGCGGGTGAACGGGACGGCCGGGTCTCGCCGTGTCCCCTGCCCGGGTACGGGAGCATCTCCCCGGGCAGGAGGGCCCCGGTGCCCCCGCAGAGCCGGCCCCGGTGGCCGTGCCCGCGGTTTTGTGCCCGGTGTCCcgcagggaggagcagggcaggccaGGCTCGGGGTCACACACAGCACGCTGCCCGCTCCTCGTGTTCCCCATCGATCCCCGGCCAAAGCCGCGCTGGGAGAGGTGTAAATCCCCCCGTGTTTGCAAACAGCATTAGGGGATTACCTGGGTGGGCGGGTGGATGGGGGGGAATCCTCACCCCGCTGCCCCCTGGCACAGCGTGGGGCTGACccgagccccctgccctgccagccccactgtCCTGAGGTGCCCCGTCCCAAAGAGCCTTTGCTGCAGGGGCTgaccctgctgggctgggggcacctcCAGACAGGGCCATGTGGTGCCTGACCCATCCCAAAGCCCCGGTaatcccagtgccagcaccccaGCTCCACTTTTACCTCCCAGCACCTCCTAAGACGCTTTGAGGATGATGCCCAACGTGGCCTCTCCCCATCTGCTCTCCAGCCGGATGTCCCCAGGCAGTGGGACAGGCACCTGCCCATTGTCTGTGGGATGGGCTCCGTGTTTACCAGCCCTGGATTCATCAGCTGGTCATGGGTCCCAAGGAGTTGGATGGGGAGGTGAGGAGCTCCCTGCAGAATGGAGCCCCCAAACTCACAGAACTTTGTACCCCAAATTTTTCCACCACTGTGTCCATCCCACACTGCTGCCACTGTGTCCATTTGTGGTGGGGGACGCAGTGGGACCCCCAGGCACCACCAGCACCAATTAAACTCAGGGCTGCCCACACTGGGACGCCCACAGCCCCGCCAGTTTTGTGGGATTTCCAGTGGAGCCAGTGAGGGGGGGATGTTTCGGGCTCATCTCCAAGAGAAACGTTTGTGTTGGGGGAGAGCGGGAGGGGGGAGAAGAAAAGCGTCATTCATCAGCGTCGGGAGAAAGGGAAATCGTATTAGAGGCGGTGGCACGACGGCAGATAAGAGCTGCTCTGGCCAGATTACTCCAACTTTaacagagagcaggaaagcCCTGAGCAGTCAGCACCTCGCTCCCCACCGTGCAGTGAAATCCTCAGTGAATTTCTCTCAGGAGAACCCAAAACTTCCCTCTCACCACAGCTGCACCCCACAGAGAGGCATTGGGGGGACATCTGTGGGGTGTCCCCAGAccttcctgcacagctgcacccCACAGAGAGGCATTTGGGGGGACGCTTGTGGGGTGTCCCATTGCCCCTGgccctcctgcacagctgcacctCACAGAGAGGCATTTGGTGGGACATTTGTGGGGTGTCCCATCGCCCCCATCTCTGCCTCACCTCTCATAGTCCGCGTTGTCCTGGTCACAGCGCGTGTCCTTGTGCCTGTGCCAGTCCTTGCCGTGCTTGCAGGTGGTCAGGGAGATGATGTCCTTCCCGTTGTGGATGTGGTGCAGCGCGTTGCGCGTGCCGGAGCCGATGCCCGTCAGGTACCGCTTGCCCTTGAACACCAGCAGGAATCTCCTCTTGGGGGGCACCTCTGCCAGCCAGCCGCGGTGCCCGCCGCGCTGCGGGTGCTCCCGGGGGATCAGGGGGATGGAGACGTCGAAGCCGGGCCGGAAGGTGCGGCTGTCGGAGCTGGCCCTGGCCAGGATGGCGTGCCCGGGGTCGAAGCCCAGCTCGCCGCCGTAGCCGGGCCAGGTGCCCGAGTAGAGGTTGAAGATGAGGTGGTTGCGGCCGCCGTTCCAGAGCGGGGAGCTGTGGATTTTGCCCTCCAGGTCGCGCACGTAGTGCTCCGAGAGGCGGTCGCGGTCCAGCGTGTCGGCGCTGAGGATGAAGAGGCACGCTTCCTCGGGCCGGGCCGTGTGGTACCGCGAGCGCTCGATGGAGCTGAGGATCTTGCTGTAGGTCTCCGAGACGGGCTGGCCCCGCTCCTGGGGGTAGGTGAACACCTTGAAGCCGTTCCTCTCGCACCTGGAGAGGTCGAAGCAGGTTTCCATGCGGCACCTGCTGCTCCTATAGGCCCTCAGCCAGGCCGCTCGCCTCTCCcggggggacagcagggcagcgtccccatccctctgcagctcctcggGCTCTGCAAAGCTCCTGAGGAGGGACTGATCCGTCCAGCGGGGCCAGCTCCTCGGGGCTTCTGCTTTCCTGGCGGAAAACAAAGCGAAACGGCGCAGCTGGTCCCCTCcgaagaagaaaagcaggagcCAAGAGGCCAGGAAAGCcaggaaaatgtatttcttcctGGTCTGCATAGGTTCACacgcagccccagctcctcatcGGGCTCTCGTGGGTGCCAGAGCTCGGTCAGGACGGTGTTCCCAGCCCCGGGTGGGCAGTGGGACGGCTCCTGGCCCCGGGCACTGTCCTGTGTCCTTCAGGCCGTGAcagtcccagggctgtgctggtttcTCGGGGCCGTCCCGgtgtgcagagcccagcccggtgtcccggtgtccctgtgtcccagccgCTCACTTCTCCGGGCCCCCGAGCCGCCACAGTGACATTTCCATGGCTTGACCCAGCTTCAAATCCCTGCAGAAAGGGAGAGGTGGCGTCGTCACCGTCCTGCCGCCGCCAGCCGTGCCACCACAAGTGGCTCCACACATCCCTGCGGCGGGACTGGCGTCCGCGGCTCCCTGGGGAACAAACCCGGGACAAACCCTCCCGCAGCCGCCGGAGCCCCCATCCCTCCGTGCTCCGTTACCTTCGGGGTGCCGCGGCCCCGGTGGGTGCCGGGCCGTGTCCCGGAGCCCCGATCGCCGCCTGCCCGCGGCTCCGGGCTGCATCCCCGGCCGGGGAGGGCGGCGGAGCGGCCGCCGGGGCTCCCGGTGCGCGGTCGGGCGGAGGAGCCGCTCCCGGGGCGCTGGGTGTGCTTCCCCCTGGTCACCTTGTCCGTCTGTCCCTGCGCTGGGCTCTCTGTTCCCGTGTCCCCCCGAGACCGAGACCCCGGCTGCTCTCCGCTGTCCCCCTGTCCGGGACTGCCTGTcccctgtccgtctgtctgtctgtctgtcccctccgGGGCTAACtatcctgctgtgccctgcacccCTCGGAGCTGGCTGTCCCTTGTCCGTCTGTCACTCCGGGActgtctgtcccctgtcccctcccagatCTGGCTGTCCCTCGTCcgtccgtgtgtctgtcccgcccagggctggctgtccccCGTTCCCGCcgggagctggctgtgctgtccgTCGGTCAGTCCCGCGGGGCTGGCTGTCCCGTGTCCGTgtggctgtccccgtgtccgtgtttctgtccctcctgtccgGTCGGTCCCGGTGGTCCCGCGTCCCCCCCGCGCTCCacgtgccccccccccccccccgcatCTGTTACACGGagccctggccccgccccctcctccTCGGATTGTCCCTCCCCCGGCCTCCCATTGGCTGTCCCCTCACAGGAGTGGGGCGTGTCAAATGGAGCCCCGCCCCCAGCGCGCGCCCATTGGCCGCGCCCACGTGGCacggggggtcccgggggggccggggctgagGGGGGACCgagccctgtccctctgtccccttgtccccctgtccccatggacCCCGTGACCCCTGTCCCCCcgtccctctgtgtccccatgtccccatggaccCCTGCCCtcgtgtccccttgtccccctgtccctctgtgtccccctgtccccctgtcctcctggacctgtgtccctctgtcactctgtgtccccttgtccccctgtccccgtgtccccctgttcccttgtccctgtgcccccctggcccTGTGACTCCCCgtgcccgtgtccccctgtgtcccaggGCGGCTTTCCCCgggtattttggggtgctgggtgtgCTGTCCCCATTCCCCGAGCCGGGCGTGGGCCGGACAGGTCGGGGCTCGTCTGTCCCAGCCCGTCCcggctccctccctgccccgccGGCCGGGCAAGCCGGGACCGGAGCGCTGGATGGCGGCCACGGGCGGGAcagcccggccggccccgcccggAGGGCACGGGCAGCGCTCCCGTCCTACCCCGGCCCCGGGGACACCGGCAGGGACgagcccagggctctgtgcaacGCTCTGagcgtgcctcagtttccccagggctctgtcctgTGCCCagccgtgcctcagtttccccggtGAGCCCGGAGCGGGGCTGTGTGAGCAGGACCTCGCTGGGGACAGTTGTCACCAAACCTTTGGGTGtttctgtgccagcctggccagcccagccccgcagGGAATTAATCCCCGGCCGCAGAGGGGATTACCGGGGACCCGGGGCCGCTTTAGCTGCAGAAAGAGGATTAAACAAAGGGAACGTGGGGGCGGGCAGAGAGAGCCCCGGAGCACCGCTGGCCTctgggggggacagggctggggacagggacacggctggggacagacagggacagggcagccctgggcttgGGGTGCTGGGCACGGGCACAGCCCCCACAACTGGGAGCTGTGGTTTTGCGCTGGTGGAACTGGAGCTGtactggtgtcactgggagctgtgatttcctgctggtgacactgggagcAGTGTCCTGTACTGGTGTCACTGGCAGCTGTAGTTTCCTGTCCTGGTGtcactgggagctgtggttTCTTGTACTGGTGGCCACTGGGAGCTGCAGTCCGTGAGCACTGGAGTCACTGGGAGCTGCCGGGCAGAGTTCACTGGGgcgtgctgggagctgtgagcGCTGCACTGGTGTGAGCGGGGAGGGGgtactggggggcactgggctGGTTTtactgggagctgggagggcacagagggacaccTGGAactgggagagccctgggagcttgggaggggcactgggagcgctgggagcTGCATGGGtgagggcactgggaggcactgggagctgtcaggagcactgggagcgGGTGGTCACAGGGaactggggagcactgggagcttgggagctgggagctgggggcgCTGGGAGGCATGGGAGAGcatggagcactgggagctgtcaggagcactgggagcgGGCGGTCACAGGGaactggggagcactgggagcggCGATGGTGACTgggagctggggtggcactgggaggcactgggaggcactgggagctgtcaggagcactgggagcgGGCGGTCACAGGGaactggggagcactgggagcggCGATGGTGACTGGGAGCGCTGGGGAGCGCTGAGGAGCGCCGGGAGCCGCGGGCACGGCTCGGGCACGGGGATGCGATGCTGGGAGCTGTAGTCCAGCACCGCCAACTGGGAGCTGTAGTCCGGGCTCCCAGCGCATACTGGGAGCTGTGGTCCGGGGCTGGGCCATACTGGGAGGTGCGGTGCCGCAGCCCCGGGCGCTGCTGGAAGCTGTAGTTCGGCACTCGGGGTGATGGATGCGGGGTGCCGGGGGTGCCAGCCCCACtctgtgcccctgtccctgtccctgtccccgcggGGGGACAGCACCCGCACCCCACGATCCCGGCACAGGAATGGAGGGGTCTCACCCCTGAGCAGCCCCcgggggctctgccctgggacGGGGTGGAATTGGGGTcgctggggggctctgggcaaTGGGAGAGcggtggggaagggaggagggagcgggttggggtccctggggtggggACA
This window encodes:
- the EXTL1 gene encoding exostosin-like 1, whose protein sequence is MQTRKKYIFLAFLASWLLLFFFGGDQLRRFALFSARKAEAPRSWPRWTDQSLLRSFAEPEELQRDGDAALLSPRERRAAWLRAYRSSRCRMETCFDLSRCERNGFKVFTYPQERGQPVSETYSKILSSIERSRYHTARPEEACLFILSADTLDRDRLSEHYVRDLEGKIHSSPLWNGGRNHLIFNLYSGTWPGYGGELGFDPGHAILARASSDSRTFRPGFDVSIPLIPREHPQRGGHRGWLAEVPPKRRFLLVFKGKRYLTGIGSGTRNALHHIHNGKDIISLTTCKHGKDWHRHKDTRCDQDNADYERFDYQELLHNSTFCIVPRGRRLGSFRFLEALQAACIPVLLSDGWELPFAEAIDWGKAAVVGSERLLLQIPSAVRCIRPERVLAFQQQTQFLWDAYFSSVDKIVHTTLEIIRDRLDPARSRSRRLWNALPGGLLVLPEFSTHLGDFPFYYLHHGYSPSKKFTAFIRAVSQAGSLSQPLLRLIQAVSGSQYCAQIVVLWSCEKPPPPSGKWPQSSVPMTIIQGRRKLSDRFFPFEAIQTDAVLSLDEDTALSTSEVDFAFSVWLSFPERIVGFPTWSHFWDAERGRWGCTSRWTNEVSMVLSAAAFYHRYYHSLFTEYLPAGLRELPACEDMLLNALVAAVTKLPPVKVTQRKQHKEGAARQAGCGDDGAAGTPPGPPPAPAGARGTEGGRRLGQRQDCLKQLENWFGYMPLVSSRLRLDPVLFKDQVSVLRKKYPSLERP